TgcttatctttttttttctattcaaTGGGATATGTAGTctttattcaaaatattattatGCGTCCTAAAGCATTAGCAATGATTTAGTTGAGTGAGGCAAACACATCAAAAGTGTTTTTCTGTTGATGAGCTGCCCTTTAGGTTTTTGGGTTGAGGGTCCACAGAATGCTCCTGATAGCTTTGGATTCCCATGTTCAGGGAACTGTCCAAGTTCAAGACGTACGTTAATCCGACGGACCTGAGAAGAGCCTCCATTAGCATTCTGCTATCgatgctgcccctcccccatcattTTGGAAACTTGAAGTCCCAGGTAATTTGGTAAATCTTTTCTGTTATCAAAAGCTTTTGGAGCCACCTGGAGCCCCTTAAGGTCATCCAAACACTTCTGCTGCGGCTTCTTTGTTCAGTGGTACTGACCCATCAGAGGGCATGATGTCCAAAAGTAGATCATGATTAGCAGGTGTGTCGTTCGTCTAGTAGTTCTTCTAGTATGGATCATAAAGTCCAAATTCATTCTTCCTGATTTTTCCAGGTTCTTCTGGAAGGGAAGTTCAGCAACGATGACAACACGTACCATGACAAGCCTGTGACATTTCTCTCCTTAAAACTGCGTCTGATTAACATTTTGATCGGTGCCCTGCAGACTGAGACTGACCCCCACAACACACAGATGATTCTGGGTTGGTCCCCGTTGCCATTTGAATTATGACTGGAGATACATATTTGTTGTATTAAATTTTTttgcaattatttttttataggtGCAATGCTGAATATTGTCCAGGACTCTGCAGTTTTAGAATTGACGGGGACCCAGGCTGAACTGGTAATGGCTTATTTGGCATTCCCTTCTGCCGTTTCATGACACTTTCCAGTAGTGCGCTACCTGAATGACTCTTACAAGGAGCTAAGTTGACCTGGCTTGTCTGGCTCGGCAGCAGATGTGGTTAAAAATCCACGGCCCTCTTCCTCGGCAggtgccgcagggcagcggcgAGAGCTGCCACGTGTCAGCGAAGAGCCACAGCAGGAACAACAGCGGCATCAGCTCCACCAGCGGGGGGAGCTCTGATGTCACCACCCCAGACAGTGAGCGACCAGCTCAGGCCCTCCTCCGGGAATATGGTACAGTACCCAGTCAAGCAGATGTTAGCAGCCGTTTCAGGTCTTGTCTCTCTTGTGGAATTTGTGCTGGATTTGTTTGCAATTTTATAGTATGTTGCTATATATGCTGGGTCTATCAGATCATTTAAACCGTAATATAGTAGTTTAACCCTAAATCCATACACTGTTTATTTCTTATTTCCACAGCTAATATACATATAGAAATAATTTGTATGTTATTCACCCTCTTTTTTTAAGCAGTCATGGCAACTGTGATTTGGAGatgtaaacaaaaaaactcTGGGTAAAAATGCATATGACCCAAGCTTGATTTTTGTGTTATGTTTGGAGTGGTGCTGTGCCATTTAACCTGTATAAAGACGATTTTATGAGTATTCTGATGCTCTCTGCTATAAAAATGGAACGGTAGATGCTTGTTGTGATGTGACCTTTCAGATGATAGACTGCTACATTGGTAGTAGCTGGATTTGAACACTCTCATACAAACAAAAGCGTCTCATTTTCATCAAAAAGGTTAAATCTGCACTTtgatttagcatttttttccaCGGTTAAAGAGGCTGGATACCTCAGAAGATGCCCTCTTTTCACGCAATGAAAATGGCAGCCATTTTGGGAGGTCAGGTGGAGGCATCAGGAAGGACTGATTGGATAGTGAGCTGGATTAGCGTTAGTCTTAGGGCTGCCGTGATTAGTCCATGTAGTCGATGATGTCGACGCTGAAAATGCGTCAATCAGTATTTTAAATTAACGCATCGTTtcttaaaaatttattttaatgaaatcgcctttatgatttctaaaatgcttcGGTTAATTATAGCAAATGATTTCTTTTAGTATCACTATttaattattggagtagttcaaattgtcacaaaacaaaaaggtggttttacactgtACAAAGTTTCAATGGCATACCACAGTGGCATTAGCGCTATGTACGAGCGcctgaaagggaaaaaaacaggcgCTCTTCTGGATGATGAACCGCCAGAGTAGGCAAAACCACCATAAGTGTTGTCTACTCATATTTATTGTTACCATTAGTATGCAAAGCTTTTAAATATCTTTTGTCCTTATAGTTGCCAAATACTCATTATGAAACCCATAGAGTTACAtgcctgctaccttagaatcttcattgaataagtgtttgagaaaatgctgaggctaaaatctgggcttattcttCCTTGATTGACTTTAGCGGTGTTTTTGCATTGggcttgttgggaccagtgttattactgtaaaataaaactgaaaggaAAACGGAAACTAGTTTTAAAAAATCTTACCTAAAAAACGTGTCGGACATCAATCAGCAAACAGTACCGCCATCTCACTAACGACTTTTTAAATCTAGTTTAGCCACAATATCTGCTCTTTTAAAAGGTGatgtagttgctaagctgtaaCTTTCTTCACCACCAATTCAGTGCTCATCATTTCCGTGATATACCAAGATAGTAGCATGTGGTGCTCCACTAACCGATTTTAATAAGCATAAAGACATGTGGAATTTATACAGTTTACTAACTTTTGCACATCACAATCGGCATGTCATTGATATTTTAGGCATAGTACTACTCTGCCTATGGAATTGTGGGTGAAGATAATGTGTGTATAGTGCAGAGAAGCCAGTGTTCATTATCTAAAGCTGTGCAATGACATACAGTTTgtttttgtcaaaataaaattaccttaaattaaatggtcaacttgattttctggaggaaaatgaaTCGCTTAGATCAATCAACCAATCGGTAAAATAGTCAatagattaatccatagaaaaatagCCGTTAATGGCAGCCCTAAGTTCATCTTAATGAACAAATTTACTCATGGCAAtagtaatccatccatccatctattttctgaaaccgcttgtccaattgagggtcgcggggggtccagcGTCTATCCTGGAGgttacaggtgcaaggcagggaacaacccaggatgggacgccaacccatcgcagggcagtAGTAATCAAAATCCAAAATCATTTTAGatctttatttactttttaaacttaattttgacaatattttgtgtgttttgaccTAATGTATGGCTGCTGCTGTGTAACTTACCCATCCTGCTCACAATCTGTAGAAACTCTCTTTGGTTTGGACTTGTGGGTTGTGTGAAATACTTGTCTGTTGTCGTTTCCATCTCCGGGCAACTGATATGTTGGGCCTGGGGTACTTTAATGATGCGGAATTTGACAAATTGTCTGCTTTATATGGCTCTGCTGTTGATTACTAATGCCTGACGATACCTGTCTCTCCTTGTTTGCGGTGCTTTGCGGGTCCCGCCGTAGCTCTTCATACAGACACGGCTACCGGCCTCCTGATTCGATGCATCCACCTGGTCACCCAGAGGCTCAACTCGCAGTGGAGGCCCGACATGAGCATCTCACTGGCAGCTCTGGAGCTACTGGCCGGCCTGGCTAAGGTACCGAACTCTGTGCAGGCTCTGTGCGGTTTGACCGCAACAGTACGCGGTTTGACGTATGGTTGTCCAGTTTGTATCTCTTTGGAGCTGCTGAGTCATCTGATATACAAAGTTTAAATTGAAACGCGCCTCAGGTTTGTATTCTGCTTCCGCTGTTCAAGTTCAAATGAAAGTTTGAACTTGAAAAGTGCATTTTCGTACATCACGAAAGGCACAGAGCCTCGGTCACGTGACTTCCTGCCGGCTGTTCATTCCCTCACGCAGGTGAAGGTCAACGTCGAGTCCTCGGACAGGAAGCGTGCCGTCAGCTCCGTGTGCGGTTACATCGTGTACCAATGCAGCCGGCCCGCACCCCTGCACTCCCGGGACCTGCACTCCATGATCGTGGCGGCCTTCCAGTGCCTGTGCGTGTGGCTGACAGAGCATCCCGACTTGCTGGATGAAAAGGTATGAGACCCATCTCCCACAGCGTCGCCATGACTCAGCCCAGCCACCAGGGCGGCGCTGTGGGTCATCACTCCCCCATGTCTCCTTGCAGGACTGCTTGATAGAGGTGCTGGAGATCGTAGAGCTGGGTATATCGGGGAGTAAATCAAAAACCGGTGACCAGGAAGTGAGGTACAAGGGTGATAAGGAGCACAACCCGGCCTCCATGAGGGTCAAAGATGCGGCAGAGGCCACGCTGTCATGGTGAGGGGGGCGGGACTTATTTTTTTAGGTCTTCAGCTTGGCTCGGTGCCACTTTAATGCCCCCCCTTCACCTCTGGCATCCTCTCGACAGTATCATGCAGGTCCTGGGTACGTTCCCCACCCCGAGCGGCCCAGCATCCCCCTGCAGCCTGCTAAACGAGGACACCTTGATCAAGTACTCCACTGGCAGGAGCAACTTCCGTTACTTCATTCTGGATAATTCTGTCATCCTAGCAATGCTGGAGCAGCCTCTGGGGAATGAACAGAGTAAGTACCCCCCCCCAATTCTGTCATGACTAAATCACCAGCTGCAGTTTCTACCCTTTGAGTACAAATGGAGTCCCTGTAAAAGGTGGGTGTCTTTGGCCTTTTCTGCTccacataaaaataataattactgcaAATAACACAGAAATGGGTCATTTCAGGAGTATaacagagggggttgttaattgTAAAGTTtactttgcatgttcttttaAGCTGTTTAAAGAACTCTGTGTATGCACCAGCTGTATGTGTAAGGGCATGCTTTATGATTCAGTAGGGTTAGGGTCATGACCCGGAAGTGGGATTTGGGACCATTTTCACTGGGTCGTGGAGTGTGGgtctaaaaaaaacaattttcaaTTTACTATTTttatacactttttttttttttttgtgaaactaATTTTTAGTGACACAAATTTGGTCGTGACTTTAATGACCAAGTGAATAATGTAGGTCCTGAGGCTAAaccagttgagaaccactggcttAGGTATCTAAgcctgtgaccagaaggtcatgggtCCAAATCCTGTCCCCAGCACATCAGCATTGGTCCCTTGAACAAAACTAAAATGTAATGAGTGCACTGAGCTGTATGTGTGAACAGCTTTTCCCAGCACTCTGCTTGACTCTGCTAAACTCTAATAGTGTTACTGCGCCCCCTACAGACCCCTGCCCGTCCCTGACTATGCTGATTCGCGGGATGTCTGGGAGACACGCCTGGACCATGCAGCTCTTCCACCAGCCCAGAGGGGCCCGAGCCAATCAGAAGGTATGACATAGGCTTGCGTTCCTATGGCTTCGGCACCATCAGGTTGTGGGGTCAGGCCTCTGTGAGATTTACTCATATACTTCATATCACTAGGTTTTAGAGCctaagtgtggggggggggggggggatctcctGACAAACCTACTCATCCCCGTTCTTTTCCCAATGCTGACAGCAGGCGTTTGTCCCCGAGGGCCGGCCCACACCCAAAAATGACGTTGGCGTTCGGTTCAACGTTAAGCATAGACCTTTTCCAGAAGAAGTGGACAAAATTCCATTCGTTAAAGCTGACCTCAGCATCCCGGACCTACATGACATTGTAAATAAGGAGGTAGGTGTCTTTATTGATCATGGTTTGCTTACAAAAACCCATTGTCAGTATATATACTAATCTTTTATGATATTATTGTGTTAGTGTTTCAGTCAGTATATAGTAGGGGGGtgtatttgttatattttttctttaaatggcattgttatacagtaaaaaaaaaaaaaacagaagggaGCACATATGGATCTGGTGGCCTGGCAGAGTTAGCTTTGCATTTGTCAGAAGCAGAATCCGCCCTTTGGTTCCCAGCTGGAGTTGCACCATGACAAGCTGCGGAATGTGATGGAGAAGCAGGTGGAGTACGAGGCCATTCTGGAACGCCATAGCGAGGAGATCTGGAAGAAAAAGCCCTTCCCAGACCCGCTGGTGGACTGCAGGCCGCCCCCCTCTTCGCAGGAGTTCCAGAGCGCCCGCCTCTTCCTCTCTCACTTCGGTTTCCTGTCCCTGGAAGCCCTGAAGGTACGCTGAGAGTGTGTGGTCTGCAAAGTGGGGCCTTCTTCACTATGTATATATCATTTATCTCCTTTACACACGGAAACAATAGGCTGCCTGGGGAGACGTCAATTTAACAGTTTAACGAATCGGTGATTTAAGTCATTAATTAACATAATTAAGACCTACCGTGTTTCGTTTTGCTGTTTCAGGAGCCAGGCAACAGCCGACTGCCCCCTCACCTTATTGCCCTGGAGTCCTCCCAGCCCAGCTTCTTTGAAGACATCAGATACCTGGACCTGCTCCCCTGCCGGCCCTTTGACACAGCTTTCATCTTCTACATGAAAGCGCGGCAGAAGAGCTGCCAGGAGGTAAAGGGCTGCGGGCCACAGAATGTCGAGGCTGGGCGGGCAGAGCCTGAACCCATTCCCTTGTGCCGCTTGTCTGCTGCAGTGTGCTAGCTTTGATTATTACAGTGGTACTTCAGTACTccaactcattagaactcgaatttcttaaaagtcgaaccaaccagttcggaaaaaaaatgacctggAACtctatctgaatctcagaagtcgaaccgtgaacgccaacctaagatacgagtcacgcggcacgtctctcagcggaatcaaagggtaacgcttcagtctcagcctcgcattcgctgtgagaGCATCATTTGCtgatagtgcttttttaattgaaagtatcaggtaatacactgtactttatatcattttggtatccattgctcaccaaaaagttatgcagtagttgtacaaatgttacaacctaaaaatTTGCAATTTACGAACAAATTAttgaatacagagtaataataaaaataaacaatggaccgcataGCATAGTTTAGTGTTGGCGCAGTGTTGGGGCATGGCTTGGGGTAGTGTTGGGGTAcattctttatcgttttggaagcccttaagaaaaaaatgttacgcACGTTAAACAGTTTTGCCGCAGTGTTTGCAAGAAATTGCGAAAATGttcagtatatgctcttcttattttatcctgttcattctgtgtttaaatgctaaaaaaaacatatttaggtgtaatttttttgaggccaggaaccaattaattggttttccattatttcttatggggaaaattcgatcagaactcgagctttttaggattcgaacccgagttctgaatGGGTTAAGTTCAACTCCTGAGGTACCACtatattgttgttattattcaTTACCAGATCTTGAAGAACGTAGAGTCCTCCACCAACGTCCAGCAGCACTTTGTGGAGTTCTTGTTGTCTCTGGGCTGGCCCGTGGAGGTGGGCACGCacccgggctggacaggcagcgCATACACCAGCTGGTCCATCAACACCTGCAGCGGCGCCGAATTCCAGCGGCGTGGTGAGTGCCGTCACCTTCCAGACCTCGTTATCCTTTCGGAGAATGCCGGGTCGGTCCTTCGCTTGCTGGATCTGCCCTGAGTCTCGCTCTTCTGACAGATGAAGCAGTTGTTTTGGGCGACACGGGTGGCGGCGTCTTCAACGGCGAGAAGAGAGTCCTGTACTACGCCGACGCCCTGACGGAAATCGCCTTCGTCGTCCCCTCGTTAATGGACTCTTCTTGTGAGTGACATTTTGCAAGGATTCACTCATCGAATCAAGTCACTTTTGTAATTCATAACCTGCTCCCAATGATGCACTTTAACATGGTGTATGTGTCATCTTTATTCATCCTCATTATCAATATTCTGATGTTATTTTTGTTGTActgtctttttaaatgtattatatacCTGCGGAAGACTAATGTTGTTATTAAGAgacttcacccccccccctccccccccccccaatcccctaCCCCCAACTTTAGCTGAATCACCAGAGAACAGTCTGCCTACCAAAGAGGCTACGTCTCAGATGGATCTACTGCCCAGCATGCTGAAGCAGGCCAGCCTGAAGCTGGAGCTGTTCCCAGACCAGTCAGAGAACATTGCTCCCGCCCAAAGGGTAGGCCTCAGCAAAGACGTATTATGCTGCTAAAATAGTCCCAGACAGGCAGGTGTGATGTGACCAAGATACCATTACAAAAATACTTCAGGTGCAGGGTAAGCCAGCAACATTGAGTCTTTTTTGCGGGGTGTTTGCAGCCATTGTGTTGATGTTGGCAGAGTCCCACCGTGAAGGCCAGGAAAGTGACCCCAGGAAGGTCGCTCCCCCCCCTGGGGCCGGAGACGAAAGTGCTGGTTGTCTGGGTCGAGCGTTACGATGACATTGGTAAGGGCCGCCTTGTTTGGCGTGGGCCAGTCTGACGAGAAATCCCCCGTTTAATATTCTAGAAAACTATCCAGTTATGTTTAAATCCGAATTGCAAAACTATGCTCAATTTCAGCGAGCCAGTTTGGTTTTTTGTGATGCAGTGGTATTGCAGAATTTTTtcccagcatttttttttacctcccaAAAACATTCACACCTACCTGAAAGAGGAATGATTTCttattctcccccctccctcgtAGAAAACTTCCCTCTTTCAGAGCTCCTGATTGAGACCAGCACAGGGCTGGAGACCCATACTACAAACAGCAGTACTTCTTGCAGGTACTATTAATATAATTCCCTTGTGTTTAAAACGGGGAATCTCACAGCCACCAACACAGCATTCAGCATGCTTCATCGTCAGACTGATCTTTACGAATTTGCAGTTTATTTGTTACTATTTCGTTttgctaataaaaaaaataattgctcTCCACTCAGGTCTGTCACATCAGAGAAGGACGTGCTGGTCATTTTCATCCATCCTCTGAAGACAGGCTTGTTCCGCATCAGGCTGCATGGCGCTGTGGGAAAGTTCAACATGGTGGTTCCCCTGGTGGACGGGATGGTGGTCAGCAGGCGGTCTTTAGGTCAGATTCCAGGTGTCCATTTGTCTGGGTGGGACACTCTTCCTGGGTCTGTGTGACATGGAATTTAGTTTGAGAGACAGGGggcaatgaaaacaaaacagtgcTTCTTTGGCAGTAGATTTGGAGGGAAACTGATAGCAGAAACACCAGAAGGCAGTCGGGTTCCTGGTCGGGCATCAGGACCTATGAATGTTTACTGCTGGGAGGAGAAAAGAAACATATCTTTAATAAGCATCGTTGAATAACAACAACTATACAAAAGTAtcaggcagtcaaagaaaatgtttaaagctatttgtcTGGGTAATAAGTGTGTATATAagctaacaagaatttcttctgttctcaaAAAAAGTGACTGATATCTTGTGGGCTGGGTAGAACATCACTAAagctcccaaacctctcctcaaattgattaatttattgattggttgattggtTGAGTGATTTAGATTACATTACatcacattacattacattaaccGCTCGCTGTGGTATTGATTGACCAAACATGGTTGCTGCAAATCCTGGGCTGACTCTGGAGAGATTTTCAAAtggctgacacactttgacagacctCAGTGTTACACCTAGGTGAAGATCATTTTTGCTGAACACCTAAGACTTTTGCCCAGTGCTGAATAGGACAtttcagcatttaaaaaaaaaaagtatttggaATTAGTCAAGAGTGGGGGTCATATCTAAGTGATGTTTCAGCCAGAACACATGATATATGTTAGGTGGCATTACCCCAGTGACAACTGCAGAGAGGAAAGGAGCTTGCAGtgattacagtgcgttgccacacccaccacatgataaaccacctcagggatgagaacctgagtgcagccatgtgacaggtgacacctcagcaccacactagtccgaatggaccagtgtgagtttttttccggtggctgaagtgccaatcctgccaccaaccctaCGTTGGAGGACCTTCTTATAggactggatgtagattaacgtcatacccagggtgaagcaattgcaggttaagggccttgctcaagggccaaacGGAGTGgaatcactctgggcattcacgggatttgaacccgcaaccttccagttgctggcacagagccctagcctcagagccaccactcctgCATATATCTACAGAAAATGACATTTTCCTTTCGTTTTCCCCCATTCCTCCTTTGCTCATTTCAGGGTTCTTGGTGAGACAGACAGTAATAAACGCTTGCAGACGAAAGAGGCTGGAGAGCGACTCCTACAGCCCACCTCACGTGCGGAGAAAGCAGAAGATTGCGGAGATCGCCAACCGATACCGGAACAAGCAGCTGGAGCCCGAGTTTTACACGTCACTTTTCCAGGAAGTGGGCGGGGGGAAGAGCAGCCAATGAGCTGCAGATACCAGGAAGATAACTGGGTGCATTCTTTGCATTTCTATGCCAGTTTGTTTCTTTATACCAGCATTTTGGTAGCCTTTTGCTGTATGAATAAAATCTCCCAGAAGGATCAGCAGCCTCAGAAGCTCCGCTCCCCACTGAGGACGGATGCAGCCACGGACAGAACTGTATTTACAAGCAGAGCATCCTCCCAAATAAGCAGAGGGAACCAGAGAGGCATAGAGCAGGGtgcttttgtcactaacagtgcaAGTGCTTGTGACACTGGTGTCCAGACGTGAGTTCAAAACCAAACAGCTTAGCTAAAGGTGGAGAGGTCCaccagtctttttttttttccatgaaacaacaacaacattatATAGACAATGTTTTAGCTGTCTAATTCTGCCCTGacatatttaaaattattattttatgtattacAACCTTTTTTGGGATATTAGTTTCTTTTTTAGACATCATTGAATGTGAAAATGTAGTTTATTCtaattaatacaaaaaatcCATTATagaattatttattaatattaaaaataagatTTAGCACATGAGTATAGTCCACTACTATACTAATAGGCTATTTTAATGCTGCACTACACTGTAGGTATAAATAACATTACATTGTAATAGTTCTCCTTTCATCCGGAAATGAGAGAAATCTTGTTTTTTTGACATCTTATAATATTTCTGTCTTTTGATAAAATCTCAGGCAGTTTGTTGTGTTctttatgcatttatttcacCTGGAAATTACTTCTATAGATATTAACCAGCTGACCTCCGTTTTGGGCATTTGCgttgtatccccccccccaccccccatcttcATTACAGTCTCCTGTTCCTTAACATATACTGTcctactttaaaaataaaaaaatgtagctTTAAAACTCTGTTACTGTCCCAGTAGAAATAACAGTtctttttaataataatgattttgaACTTATGCTACTGTAGATTTTTTGAAATTGTTTTGTGTTTGCTTAAAAGCCAAAATGACATTGCTTCTTGCCTGAGTCACTAGTTCATTTCGGAGTGTCTGTTCTACCAAGGCGGTTGGGCTGGGTTTCCTGTAATGCCTGAGAAAAGAATTTGCAAACAGGCAGATTGTTCCAATGCTGTTCTAAGCTTTCCAACCTATGGGCGTCGTCTTCCCCATTTAAGGGCTGGCATGCTGCTTGTCACATCTTTCTGAGTAAAAGATCATTTCCATCTTGTTTCAATCATTAGTCTCTTAAGGGAAAATCCCAGTTCTAATGTTGCTGGACATTtcagttacagtttttcttactGAAATATGTAAGTGATGCAGAAATATCAGCAGGCTTCATGAATTCGCAGGTGTATGAGAGCTTAGAATTTCTTTAAGAAGATAACCTGATTTTAATTTTAACTTGAACCGTTTTGGTCCctgtatgtttgtttatttcttattgtgtttcaagttaaaatgaatTCTGCCAAACTTTTCTTGCTCCTTTGCCTTGCAGTTTGGTTATGGGTTCATAGTAAATTAGTGTTTTGctacttttttatatttatcaAGGTTATTCATTCTAGATGTTTAGTTCGTTTATGACTGAAATGTGACAGATTCAggccttttgtttgtttttttaaatacatcatTCAGTTTAGGTTCTTTTCCATGCTCCAGAGTCTGTGGAAGGTTAAATAACAAAAGCCATTGTGTGTTGTACAACCTTGGTTCAGCACATTGTCTaaattagattttttaaaatctgtttctatgaaaggatgtttttttttgtaaatatttgcaGTTTTTAACTTGAAATGTATAAAGCTGGAAGACCATGTACATATAAAGGTGTGAAGTATGTTTTTCGTCTGTTCTCTTTATTCTATAGGAAAatgcttgtttttatttatgtcaattatatatttataaaatatagtgTAGTATATTGCATTTTATAATAACGTATATATAATCAATACATATAATATCGAGGAGGTATATATATCCTAGTAACACATTGGATATTGAATGTAACATGAattgcataaaaaaaaattacatttcttaTCACGCCCAACTGTGTCGTGTCTTTGTTCG
This genomic interval from Paramormyrops kingsleyae isolate MSU_618 chromosome 8, PKINGS_0.4, whole genome shotgun sequence contains the following:
- the ralgapb gene encoding ral GTPase-activating protein subunit beta isoform X4; translated protein: MYSEWRSLHLVVQSDQGHLSVLHTYPAAVGRDVANAVVRPLALSSPVTESLLKTDKEVKWTMEVLCYGLTLPLDEDTVRLCVDVYTEWIMALVVPRESIPQPIIKEPNLYVQTILKHLHNLFLPRPEHYSPSHFRLCQRVLIAVQKLARESENMVRETWEVLLLFLLRINDTMLAPPTVGGGIAEKLAEKLISVLFEVWFLACTRCFPTPPYWKTAREMLANWRHHPPVVEQWSRVICALTSRLLRFTYGPSFPPFKVPDEDASLIPAEMDNECVAQTWFRFLHMLSNPVDLSNPIIVSSTPKFQEQLLGVGGVPQEVVQHACLKQLPQIFFRAMRGVSFLVDAFLGVTVSKSTVCNGLPLLGISRPRSDSAPPTPVNRLTMPPPPSTTNTTPPHNRRHKPGGGARSASKSSTGAPSYPPKLPHQPSSTSPLSSPNQTSSEPRPLPAPTRPKVNSILNLFGQWLFDAALVHCRLHNGMNRDSSMTALATQAGVELRRKGSQISTDTMVSNPMFDANEFPDNYESGRAEACGTLCRIFCSKKTGEEILPVYLSRFYMVLIQGLQISEFICRPVLASIILNSSALFSSDLKGINAVVPYFISALETILPDRELSKFKTYVNPTDLRRASISILLSMLPLPHHFGNLKSQVLLEGKFSNDDNTYHDKPVTFLSLKLRLINILIGALQTETDPHNTQMILGAMLNIVQDSAVLELTGTQAELVPQGSGESCHVSAKSHSRNNSGISSTSGGSSDVTTPDSERPAQALLREYALHTDTATGLLIRCIHLVTQRLNSQWRPDMSISLAALELLAGLAKVKVNVESSDRKRAVSSVCGYIVYQCSRPAPLHSRDLHSMIVAAFQCLCVWLTEHPDLLDEKDCLIEVLEIVELGISGSKSKTGDQEVRYKGDKEHNPASMRVKDAAEATLSCIMQVLGTFPTPSGPASPCSLLNEDTLIKYSTGRSNFRYFILDNSVILAMLEQPLGNEQNPCPSLTMLIRGMSGRHAWTMQLFHQPRGARANQKQAFVPEGRPTPKNDVGVRFNVKHRPFPEEVDKIPFVKADLSIPDLHDIVNKELELHHDKLRNVMEKQVEYEAILERHSEEIWKKKPFPDPLVDCRPPPSSQEFQSARLFLSHFGFLSLEALKEPGNSRLPPHLIALESSQPSFFEDIRYLDLLPCRPFDTAFIFYMKARQKSCQEILKNVESSTNVQQHFVEFLLSLGWPVEVGTHPGWTGSAYTSWSINTCSGAEFQRRDEAVVLGDTGGGVFNGEKRVLYYADALTEIAFVVPSLMDSSSESPENSLPTKEATSQMDLLPSMLKQASLKLELFPDQSENIAPAQRSPTVKARKVTPGRSLPPLGPETKVLVVWVERYDDIENFPLSELLIETSTGLETHTTNSSTSCRSVTSEKDVLVIFIHPLKTGLFRIRLHGAVGKFNMVVPLVDGMVVSRRSLGFLVRQTVINACRRKRLESDSYSPPHVRRKQKIAEIANRYRNKQLEPEFYTSLFQEVGGGKSSQ